A region of Ignatzschineria larvae DSM 13226 DNA encodes the following proteins:
- a CDS encoding ESPR-type extended signal peptide-containing protein has product MNRIYSVVWSYAKKTYVVASEFASRKKIAVGASGLAMTTLLSLAVSMSPLFAEELLVHDILQAENPALLADVADTADVTDTENSHDTHQGQDSSGEQKAEDKALELRQNELALAALGIIAPADEPVLEVPSVMLNRDSLLRYTEGGGTATGADAIAIGTGSSASGIYSIAFGKDAKANAESSIAQGTGATAIGKNSIALGSGAQSGSSAGTGVAIGYQAISTGGGTVAIGEEASATINNGTAFGYSAKAQGANSVSLGALSSAVGTYSLAIGPGAKTSSTSRSAIAVGENATATGEYSVVLGVSTNASGASSIVVGNSANAAGESAIALGTNAIGFGANSIAQGSGAAATAESAIAQGAGANAFAAGSIALGKSAKADVAATSAIALGDGASATGANSVALGTGSQALADNSYALGGASVSGANTFVYGKQLVGPVTFENGLLMGQGNSGIVSADAMSRTDASILFGNNNRLASGYDEQGSNDTAIIGIGHDNIIRGTGSLVFGRGNTFGDLDDPNNKAGGQTGGTLGPTNAMIIGNNSSVSQLSSGSLILGNNVDISATNAVGIGNGLSKILGNNSVTIGNNIEQTGQSSVAIGDGAYAGERSIGIGNTAYAYGFDTIVMGTGADSVGQGSKNSIALGTAAKVNNVAGAIAMGNQSLVSAADSMALGSSSKATGTTSVALGNASSATGANSVALGAGSIASEANVVAVGSNASNTRKIKWVTEGEISQTSKDAINGSQLYGTNKSIVDSLGGGATLNPNGTIKGPSYTITNADGNKTTVNNVGDALENIDGAVTNNTTNINNLTTTVNGGLTFAGDSGTPQNFKLGQTVSIVGGATLANLTDGNIGVVAEGGKLNIKLSKDLALGTNGSVKFGNTELTETGLTIKNGPSVTTSGINAGNQKITNVTAGTEDADAVNVSQLKEVDQKVADNTSSINDLGDRVTINEGNISTITGDVNTIKNDVTNIQGDITNLGDRVTINEGLSSNF; this is encoded by the coding sequence ATGAACAGAATTTATAGTGTTGTTTGGAGTTATGCGAAGAAAACTTATGTGGTGGCTTCGGAGTTTGCGTCGCGGAAAAAAATCGCCGTGGGTGCATCTGGCCTTGCGATGACAACACTACTCTCATTAGCGGTTTCAATGTCACCACTCTTCGCGGAAGAGCTTTTGGTGCACGATATCTTGCAAGCTGAAAATCCAGCGCTATTAGCGGATGTTGCAGATACAGCAGATGTTACAGATACAGAAAATAGTCACGACACTCATCAAGGACAGGATTCTTCAGGCGAGCAGAAAGCTGAAGATAAAGCCCTCGAATTACGTCAAAATGAATTAGCGCTTGCCGCTTTAGGCATTATCGCACCTGCTGATGAGCCGGTATTAGAGGTACCATCAGTGATGTTGAATCGCGATAGTTTGCTGCGATATACAGAAGGTGGTGGTACGGCAACTGGTGCTGATGCTATTGCGATAGGGACTGGATCAAGTGCTAGTGGTATATACTCTATTGCTTTTGGTAAAGATGCAAAGGCGAATGCTGAATCCTCTATCGCACAGGGTACTGGTGCCACTGCAATCGGTAAAAATAGTATTGCGTTAGGCTCAGGTGCGCAATCTGGTTCGAGCGCAGGAACGGGTGTAGCTATAGGATATCAAGCTATAAGTACAGGCGGTGGAACTGTTGCAATTGGGGAGGAAGCAAGTGCTACAATAAACAATGGGACTGCATTTGGTTATAGCGCAAAAGCGCAGGGCGCAAACTCGGTTTCGCTAGGGGCTCTGTCTAGCGCAGTAGGTACGTATTCTCTTGCAATAGGTCCTGGTGCAAAAACAAGTAGTACATCTCGATCTGCTATAGCTGTTGGTGAAAATGCAACTGCGACAGGTGAATATTCTGTTGTGCTAGGCGTAAGCACAAATGCATCTGGTGCATCATCCATTGTGGTAGGTAATAGTGCAAATGCGGCTGGTGAATCGGCTATTGCTCTAGGAACCAATGCAATCGGATTTGGCGCAAATTCTATTGCTCAAGGTAGCGGTGCGGCTGCAACTGCTGAATCAGCTATCGCGCAGGGAGCTGGTGCGAATGCATTTGCCGCTGGTTCAATTGCTCTTGGTAAGTCTGCCAAGGCGGATGTTGCTGCTACATCCGCAATTGCATTGGGCGATGGCGCAAGTGCAACAGGGGCGAATAGTGTTGCGCTCGGCACAGGTTCGCAAGCTTTAGCAGATAATAGCTACGCATTAGGCGGGGCATCAGTCTCAGGTGCCAACACCTTTGTTTATGGTAAGCAGCTTGTTGGGCCTGTAACATTTGAAAATGGTCTCTTAATGGGACAGGGGAATAGTGGCATTGTATCGGCCGATGCAATGAGTCGTACAGATGCCTCAATCCTCTTTGGGAATAATAATCGACTTGCATCTGGATATGACGAGCAAGGTTCTAATGATACGGCAATTATTGGTATCGGTCACGATAATATTATCCGAGGAACCGGCTCGCTAGTATTTGGTCGTGGTAATACTTTTGGTGACTTAGATGATCCTAATAATAAAGCAGGAGGGCAAACCGGAGGTACTTTAGGTCCTACTAATGCAATGATTATTGGGAATAACTCTAGCGTTTCTCAATTGTCTTCTGGATCATTAATATTGGGTAACAACGTTGATATAAGCGCGACTAACGCCGTCGGTATTGGTAATGGTCTCTCTAAAATTCTTGGCAACAATTCAGTGACCATAGGGAATAATATTGAACAAACAGGGCAGAGCTCGGTTGCTATCGGCGATGGTGCTTATGCCGGTGAGAGAAGTATTGGGATCGGGAATACAGCCTATGCGTATGGTTTTGATACGATCGTAATGGGAACAGGTGCGGATTCCGTTGGGCAAGGTTCAAAGAATTCAATTGCCCTAGGGACAGCAGCAAAAGTGAATAATGTGGCAGGTGCGATCGCGATGGGGAACCAGAGCCTTGTCTCTGCTGCTGATTCTATGGCATTAGGTTCGAGCAGTAAGGCAACTGGAACAACATCAGTGGCGCTCGGTAATGCAAGTAGTGCCACTGGTGCGAATTCTGTGGCGCTCGGCGCAGGCAGTATTGCATCAGAAGCAAATGTCGTTGCCGTCGGTTCTAATGCATCTAATACTCGCAAAATCAAATGGGTCACTGAAGGGGAGATCTCTCAGACCTCGAAAGATGCGATCAACGGTTCTCAGCTCTACGGAACGAATAAATCTATTGTTGATTCCTTAGGTGGTGGGGCGACCTTAAATCCTAATGGCACAATCAAAGGGCCAAGCTATACGATTACAAATGCAGATGGCAATAAAACCACAGTTAATAATGTAGGTGATGCTTTAGAGAACATTGATGGAGCTGTTACTAACAATACGACAAATATCAATAATCTCACAACGACAGTCAACGGAGGTTTAACTTTCGCGGGGGATAGCGGAACGCCTCAAAATTTCAAACTAGGACAAACTGTATCGATTGTTGGTGGTGCAACGCTTGCGAATTTAACTGATGGCAATATCGGTGTCGTGGCTGAGGGTGGTAAGCTCAATATTAAACTTTCCAAAGATCTTGCGCTTGGCACAAATGGTTCTGTGAAATTTGGCAACACAGAATTAACAGAAACAGGGCTCACAATTAAGAATGGCCCAAGCGTGACGACATCTGGAATCAATGCGGGTAATCAAAAAATCACCAATGTGACAGCCGGAACGGAAGACGCTGATGCAGTGAATGTGAGTCAGTTGAAAGAAGTTGATCAAAAAGTGGCGGATAACACCTCGAGTATTAATGATCTGGGTGATCGCGTAACAATAAATGAAGGTAATATCTCAACGATAACCGGTGATGTTAATACCATTAAAAATGATGTGACCAATATCCAAGGTGATATTACAAATCTTGGTGATCGTGTAACGATAAATGAAGGCTTGAGTTCCAATTTCTAA
- a CDS encoding IS30 family transposase, giving the protein MNYSRLSLNERINIEVGIQLNKSIRTIAKELNRSPSTISRELKRVEDKDHYAATKAQYAYLQARKRCAPDEKLTPGTVLFGFVEQCLRAKLSPEQISGVLKKMANSSYYVCQETIYNALYALPVGQLKKELLQCLRQGRTTRKPRKGTVDRRGQIPDLVSIHLRPPEVEDRLTPGHWEGDLIKGKGNASAVGTLVERTSGYVMLIKMEDATATSAVIGFSAALNRVPLTFARTMTYDRGKEMAYHAQITQNTGVAIYFCDPHSPWQRGSNENINGLIRQYLPKGTDLSIHSQEELDEIALSLNSRPRKRFNFRSPIEVITELFHKEYEATQMTKH; this is encoded by the coding sequence ATGAACTATTCAAGATTATCACTTAATGAACGGATCAATATTGAAGTTGGTATACAACTTAATAAAAGTATTCGAACCATTGCTAAAGAGCTAAACCGATCGCCTTCGACAATTTCCAGAGAGTTAAAAAGAGTTGAGGATAAAGATCACTATGCTGCAACAAAGGCACAGTACGCCTATTTACAAGCTAGAAAGAGATGCGCCCCTGATGAAAAACTAACGCCAGGAACGGTCTTATTTGGTTTTGTGGAACAGTGTTTACGTGCTAAATTATCTCCTGAACAAATATCCGGGGTACTTAAAAAGATGGCTAATTCTAGTTACTATGTTTGCCAAGAAACAATCTACAATGCCTTGTATGCTTTACCCGTTGGCCAATTAAAAAAAGAATTACTCCAATGTTTAAGGCAAGGACGTACCACACGAAAACCCCGAAAAGGAACTGTGGATAGAAGAGGGCAAATTCCTGATTTAGTAAGTATTCACTTACGTCCTCCAGAAGTTGAAGATCGTTTAACACCTGGACATTGGGAAGGTGATTTGATCAAAGGAAAAGGCAACGCTTCAGCTGTCGGCACATTAGTTGAGCGCACTAGTGGTTATGTTATGTTAATCAAAATGGAAGATGCAACCGCAACCTCTGCCGTTATAGGGTTTAGCGCAGCACTCAATCGAGTACCTTTAACATTTGCACGAACAATGACCTATGATCGAGGGAAAGAAATGGCTTATCATGCTCAGATCACGCAAAATACGGGAGTTGCTATCTACTTTTGTGATCCCCATAGCCCCTGGCAAAGAGGGAGTAATGAGAATATCAATGGTTTGATACGACAATACTTGCCCAAAGGGACAGATCTTTCTATTCATAGTCAGGAAGAGCTTGATGAAATAGCGCTATCACTCAATAGTCGACCTCGAAAACGCTTTAATTTTAGATCGCCTATCGAAGTTATTACAGAACTATTTCACAAGGAATATGAAGCTACTCAGATGACGAAACATTAA
- a CDS encoding YadA-like family protein, giving the protein MATFYSLSKCCARNWIPPGNITNLKTGKAGLIQVKDGQLVVDNTIDGADKATFNIKNADGSARKLTGVAPGEIDANSTDAINGSQLKATNDRVAKNEENITNIQGDVTNLGNRVTENTTNITNVTNKINEGLTFAGDDGSKKHQLGDTVSIVGGANKDALTANNIGVVVDENGKLNVKLAKDIDLGADGSMKAGNTVVNNDGVKVGDNVTLGDTGLTIKDGPSITTGGIDAGNKKITNVADGEGTNDAVNKGQLDAVDNKVTNNTTNITNLGDRVTVNEGDINNLKNGTAGLVILGNAPNEIVFNKDLVGERDTFNISTVGDDGKTVTRKITGVTAGEIGKDSTDAINGSQLYAGNKNLSDALMGNHGTLNADGTLNNLDFADAVGSDTPITNVYDGLDSLNQRITSGKAGLVQLSDDGTKLVIDNANAGSATEFNFANGVNDKGETVTRKLTGVSEGLISAESKDAINGSQLFATNKNVAQNTTNINNLGDALGGGAKVNEDGIWTGPTYDFGEVDEDGNNITYNNVGDALGNLDGRVDENTKNITNVTDKVNKGLFFEGDQEGDKNNFQLGDTVKIVGGADKEGLTAGNIGVNINEDGDIAVQLSKDLNLADKDGNAGSVKTGDTVVDNSGVTVKDAETGESATLGKDGLTTVGADGKAGPSITTGGIDAGGKTITNVADGVNGKDAVNKDQLDTVKDTIEGNIDQGLNFAGNTEGAQINKKLGDTLTIKGGLGEGVDASDENLRVDVEDGNLVVKMANKLTGLEDIQVGKADADGEEGVDGKIGVTGKDGSSVVINGADGSIGLTGPKGEDGSSSSTNISFINNGKQGLDGTPGEDGEIRIVYKDKDGNDQQMANLNDGLVFGGDNADVAVKRKLNERLDILGGATNATSAKNIVTTADENGSIQIDLAKDIDLGADGSVKTGNTVMNNDGVTVKDATTGESATLGKDGLTTIGADGKAGPSITTGGIDAGGKTITNVADGVNGKDAVNKDQLDTVKDTIEGNIDQGLNFAGNTEGAQINKKLGDTLTIKGGLGEGVDASDENLRVDVEDGNLVVKMANKLTGLEDIQVGKADADGEEGVDGKIGVTGKDGSSVVINGADGSIGLTGPKGEDGSSSSTNISFINNGKQGLDGTPGEDGEIRIVYKDKDGNDQQMANLNDGLVFGGDNADVAVKRKLNQRLDILGGATNATSAKNIVTTADENGSIQIDLAKDIDLGADGSVKTGNTVVDNSGVTVKDAETGESATLGKDGLTTVGADGKAGPSVKGDGIDAGGKVITDVADGVNGKDAVNKGQLDSVQAIADKGLSFAGDDGSEHNFKLGETVNILGGATELTDNNIGVNVNSDGDIEVKLAKDIDLGAEGSLKTGNTIIDNNGLTIVNGPNVTVDGIDAGDKIIKNVADGSLAEDSQDAVNGSQLYNTNKVISDGLMGTNGGGILNPDGTLKSPDFSEAFGKQEGTITNVYDGFDYLNKNINGVVNGSSGLVILNPNNKNEIIFNQGLVGGRDTFNVSNGVDADGDQITTKITGVTDGKIHQDSSDAINGSQLVDSNINMGNHLGGGAGYQTDANGEFIVDQDGNHIWQGPTYTLKDENGQGVTYDNVGDALGNLDNRVDKNTGDIKNLDDRVTNIEGDIKNVTGDVSNITDGKAGIIQVGKGDQTGQVVIDDGIAKGGDLNIAKDNGAGDDRKLTGVKDGTISKDSSDAINGSQLYNTNDVMANIIGGGLTLNEDGSLSYPNNKFQVNGNSYNNIAEAIEAVDQGQLFRVEKDKEGNVTQIGINNSGDAGKTNTISFANGSVARKVTGVAPGEISATSTDAINGSQLHVVKEDINNINYTLNHYNTRMNNIEKTVHQNRKMASAGIAGAMAMSSIPYIEYSKYSFGMGLGYYDNESAVSLGVQGKLTDRSRFRLQMSYDTQNKIGVGVGIAFEW; this is encoded by the coding sequence ATGGCAACATTTTACTCCTTAAGTAAGTGTTGCGCTAGGAATTGGATTCCGCCAGGTAATATCACTAACCTTAAAACAGGTAAAGCCGGTCTTATTCAGGTCAAAGATGGTCAATTAGTTGTTGATAATACAATCGATGGCGCAGATAAAGCGACATTTAATATCAAGAATGCAGACGGTTCAGCTCGTAAATTAACCGGCGTTGCGCCTGGTGAAATTGATGCTAATTCAACAGATGCAATCAATGGTTCACAACTTAAAGCGACCAATGACCGCGTTGCGAAAAATGAAGAAAATATCACGAATATTCAAGGTGATGTCACGAATCTTGGTAATCGTGTCACGGAAAATACAACGAACATTACCAATGTCACCAATAAAATCAACGAAGGTTTAACGTTTGCTGGTGATGATGGTAGTAAAAAACATCAGTTAGGCGATACAGTGTCTATAGTCGGTGGTGCCAATAAGGATGCATTAACAGCGAACAATATCGGCGTAGTTGTTGATGAAAATGGCAAGCTCAACGTAAAACTTGCGAAAGATATCGATCTTGGTGCAGACGGTTCTATGAAAGCCGGCAATACGGTTGTAAATAATGATGGCGTAAAAGTGGGCGATAATGTCACATTAGGTGATACAGGCTTAACCATTAAAGATGGCCCAAGCATTACAACTGGCGGTATTGATGCTGGTAACAAAAAAATCACGAATGTTGCAGATGGTGAAGGCACTAATGATGCTGTAAACAAAGGTCAGTTAGATGCTGTTGATAATAAAGTTACTAACAATACAACGAATATTACTAATTTAGGGGATCGTGTAACGGTCAACGAAGGTGATATCAATAATCTTAAAAATGGCACAGCAGGTCTAGTAATCCTAGGCAATGCGCCGAATGAAATCGTCTTTAATAAAGACCTCGTTGGCGAACGCGATACCTTTAACATTAGTACGGTAGGCGATGATGGTAAAACTGTGACTCGTAAAATCACAGGTGTTACAGCAGGTGAAATTGGAAAAGATTCAACAGATGCGATTAATGGTTCACAGCTTTATGCTGGTAATAAAAACCTATCTGATGCGTTAATGGGAAATCATGGAACATTAAATGCCGATGGTACATTAAATAATCTTGATTTTGCAGATGCCGTTGGATCAGATACACCTATCACAAATGTTTACGATGGTTTAGATAGCTTGAATCAACGCATTACATCAGGTAAAGCAGGGCTTGTTCAGCTTTCTGATGATGGTACTAAGCTTGTTATTGATAATGCCAATGCTGGTAGTGCCACAGAATTCAACTTCGCAAATGGCGTCAATGATAAGGGTGAAACAGTTACTCGTAAATTAACCGGCGTTAGTGAAGGCTTAATTTCTGCCGAATCAAAAGATGCGATTAATGGATCGCAATTATTCGCCACAAATAAGAACGTCGCTCAAAATACTACGAATATTAACAACTTAGGCGATGCTCTTGGTGGTGGTGCGAAGGTTAATGAAGATGGTATCTGGACCGGACCAACTTATGACTTCGGTGAGGTTGATGAAGATGGTAACAATATCACTTACAACAATGTTGGTGATGCTTTAGGAAACCTTGATGGCCGTGTTGATGAAAATACGAAAAACATTACCAACGTTACGGATAAAGTGAACAAGGGACTCTTCTTTGAAGGGGATCAAGAGGGTGATAAAAATAACTTCCAGTTAGGTGATACGGTCAAGATTGTTGGCGGTGCAGATAAGGAAGGCTTAACTGCGGGTAATATTGGTGTCAACATTAATGAAGATGGTGATATTGCGGTTCAATTATCTAAAGATCTTAATTTAGCAGATAAAGATGGCAATGCAGGTTCTGTGAAAACAGGTGATACAGTTGTTGATAATAGTGGTGTAACTGTTAAAGATGCAGAAACAGGTGAATCTGCAACTTTAGGTAAAGATGGTCTAACGACTGTTGGCGCCGATGGTAAAGCGGGTCCAAGTATTACAACTGGCGGTATTGATGCCGGGGGTAAAACAATCACTAACGTTGCCGATGGTGTGAATGGTAAAGATGCTGTCAATAAGGATCAGTTAGATACTGTCAAAGACACTATTGAAGGTAATATCGATCAAGGCTTGAACTTTGCAGGTAATACTGAAGGAGCTCAGATCAATAAGAAACTAGGCGACACGTTGACAATCAAAGGTGGCTTAGGGGAAGGCGTTGACGCGAGTGATGAAAATCTTCGTGTTGATGTTGAAGATGGCAATCTTGTTGTGAAGATGGCCAATAAGTTAACGGGCTTAGAAGATATCCAAGTTGGTAAAGCTGACGCTGATGGCGAAGAAGGTGTTGATGGAAAAATTGGTGTTACCGGAAAAGATGGTTCATCAGTTGTGATCAATGGTGCCGATGGTTCAATTGGTTTAACCGGTCCGAAAGGTGAAGATGGTTCATCATCAAGCACGAATATCTCCTTTATCAATAATGGAAAACAGGGCTTAGATGGCACGCCGGGTGAAGATGGTGAAATCCGTATTGTCTACAAAGATAAAGATGGCAATGACCAGCAAATGGCGAACTTGAATGATGGTTTAGTTTTTGGTGGTGATAACGCAGATGTTGCGGTTAAACGTAAGTTAAATGAGCGTCTTGATATTCTTGGCGGTGCAACAAATGCAACTAGTGCGAAGAATATTGTGACCACTGCAGATGAAAATGGCTCAATCCAAATTGACCTTGCGAAAGATATCGATCTTGGTGCTGATGGTTCTGTGAAAACAGGTAATACCGTTATGAACAATGATGGTGTAACTGTTAAAGATGCTACAACCGGAGAATCTGCAACGTTAGGTAAAGATGGTTTAACGACTATTGGTGCCGATGGTAAAGCGGGTCCAAGTATTACAACTGGCGGTATTGATGCCGGGGGTAAAACAATCACTAACGTTGCCGATGGTGTGAATGGTAAAGATGCTGTCAATAAGGATCAGTTAGATACTGTCAAAGACACTATTGAAGGTAATATCGATCAAGGCTTGAACTTTGCAGGTAATACTGAAGGAGCTCAGATCAATAAGAAACTAGGCGACACGTTGACAATCAAAGGTGGCTTAGGGGAAGGCGTTGACGCGAGTGATGAAAATCTTCGTGTTGATGTTGAAGATGGCAATCTTGTTGTGAAGATGGCCAATAAGTTAACGGGCTTAGAAGATATCCAAGTTGGTAAAGCTGACGCTGATGGCGAAGAAGGTGTTGATGGAAAAATTGGTGTTACCGGAAAAGATGGTTCATCAGTTGTGATCAATGGTGCCGATGGTTCAATTGGTTTAACCGGTCCGAAAGGTGAAGATGGTTCATCATCAAGCACGAATATCTCCTTTATCAATAATGGAAAACAGGGCTTAGATGGCACGCCGGGTGAAGATGGTGAAATCCGTATTGTCTACAAAGATAAAGATGGCAATGACCAGCAAATGGCGAACTTGAATGATGGTTTAGTTTTTGGTGGCGATAACGCAGATGTTGCGGTTAAACGTAAGTTAAATCAGCGTCTTGATATTTTAGGCGGTGCAACAAATGCAACTAGTGCGAAGAATATTGTGACCACTGCAGATGAAAATGGCTCAATTCAAATTGACCTTGCGAAAGATATCGATCTTGGTGCTGATGGTTCTGTGAAAACAGGAAATACAGTTGTTGATAATAGTGGTGTAACTGTTAAAGATGCAGAAACAGGTGAATCTGCAACTTTAGGTAAAGATGGTCTAACGACTGTTGGCGCTGATGGCAAAGCAGGTCCAAGTGTTAAAGGAGATGGCATTGATGCCGGCGGTAAGGTTATTACTGACGTTGCCGATGGTGTGAATGGTAAAGATGCTGTCAACAAAGGCCAGTTAGATTCAGTTCAAGCTATTGCTGATAAAGGTTTAAGCTTTGCTGGAGATGATGGATCGGAACATAACTTCAAATTAGGTGAGACGGTTAATATCCTAGGAGGAGCAACAGAGTTAACGGACAATAATATTGGTGTTAATGTTAATAGCGATGGTGATATTGAGGTTAAACTAGCCAAAGATATCGATCTTGGTGCAGAGGGTTCATTAAAAACAGGCAATACGATTATTGATAATAATGGTTTAACAATTGTCAACGGTCCAAATGTCACAGTAGATGGCATTGATGCTGGTGATAAAATTATCAAAAATGTTGCAGATGGTTCTCTTGCAGAAGACTCCCAAGATGCTGTGAATGGTTCACAACTTTATAATACGAATAAAGTTATTTCTGATGGATTAATGGGTACAAATGGAGGGGGGATTCTGAACCCTGATGGAACATTGAAGTCACCGGATTTTTCAGAAGCTTTTGGTAAACAAGAAGGAACTATTACCAATGTCTATGATGGGTTTGATTATCTCAACAAAAATATCAATGGCGTTGTGAATGGTTCTAGCGGTCTTGTGATTCTTAACCCTAATAACAAGAATGAGATTATCTTTAACCAGGGTCTTGTTGGTGGGCGTGATACATTTAATGTTAGTAATGGTGTAGATGCTGATGGTGATCAAATCACAACTAAGATTACAGGTGTTACAGATGGTAAAATTCATCAAGATTCATCCGACGCAATTAATGGTTCTCAATTAGTAGATTCAAATATTAATATGGGTAATCATTTAGGTGGTGGCGCTGGATATCAAACAGATGCTAACGGTGAGTTTATCGTAGATCAAGATGGTAACCATATTTGGCAAGGGCCTACCTACACGTTAAAAGATGAGAATGGTCAAGGGGTTACTTATGATAATGTTGGGGATGCTTTAGGTAATTTGGATAATCGCGTAGATAAAAATACAGGTGATATCAAAAATCTAGATGATAGAGTAACCAATATTGAAGGTGATATTAAAAATGTTACCGGTGATGTAAGTAATATTACTGATGGTAAGGCAGGTATTATTCAAGTTGGTAAAGGTGATCAAACTGGGCAAGTAGTAATTGATGATGGTATTGCTAAAGGTGGTGATCTAAATATAGCTAAGGATAATGGTGCTGGAGATGACCGTAAACTTACCGGTGTAAAAGACGGTACAATCAGCAAAGACTCTTCCGACGCTATTAACGGTAGCCAGCTTTATAACACTAATGATGTCATGGCCAATATTATTGGGGGAGGGCTGACTCTTAATGAAGATGGATCTCTATCCTACCCGAATAATAAATTCCAAGTGAACGGTAATTCTTACAATAATATTGCGGAAGCGATTGAAGCTGTGGATCAAGGCCAACTCTTTAGAGTTGAAAAGGATAAAGAGGGTAATGTAACGCAAATTGGTATTAATAATAGTGGAGATGCGGGTAAGACAAATACCATTAGTTTTGCCAATGGCAGTGTCGCTCGTAAAGTCACAGGTGTTGCACCAGGTGAAATTAGTGCGACTTCGACCGATGCCATCAACGGTAGCCAGTTGCATGTTGTGAAAGAGGATATCAATAATATCAACTACACCTTAAATCACTACAATACTCGTATGAACAATATTGAGAAAACCGTTCATCAAAATCGTAAGATGGCAAGTGCCGGTATCGCCGGTGCGATGGCAATGAGTTCGATCCCGTATATTGAATACTCGAAATATTCATTCGGTATGGGGCTTGGCTATTATGACAATGAAAGTGCAGTGTCTCTAGGGGTTCAAGGTAAGTTGACCGATCGATCACGTTTTAGACTGCAAATGTCATATGACACACAGAATAAGATTGGTGTTGGTGTCGGTATTGCTTTTGAATGGTGA
- a CDS encoding response regulator transcription factor, which produces MKILLVEDDRSLGDTIQKWLQMDGYVVDWLTNGNDAKNVLIDTYDCLLLDRGLPGLSGDMILKNFRSQKKALPIIMITARDSIADRIEGLDLGADDYLVKPFDLEELSARIRAISRRISQQVETVFVHEDITLDPATKVVQKAGESVTLTAKEYAVLHTLMQYPTRTFTREALEDKLYAWGNEVESNAVEVHIHHLRKKLGNGFIRTRRGLGYTLVG; this is translated from the coding sequence ATGAAAATTTTATTGGTGGAAGATGATCGTTCGTTAGGAGATACCATTCAGAAATGGTTGCAGATGGATGGCTATGTGGTGGATTGGTTGACTAATGGCAATGATGCGAAGAATGTATTGATTGATACTTATGATTGTCTCTTACTTGATCGGGGTTTGCCCGGGTTGTCGGGGGATATGATTTTAAAGAATTTTCGCAGTCAAAAGAAAGCATTGCCGATTATTATGATTACTGCACGCGATAGTATTGCCGATCGTATCGAAGGACTCGATTTAGGGGCTGATGATTATCTTGTGAAGCCTTTTGATCTAGAGGAACTGTCGGCGCGGATTCGGGCAATCTCTCGGCGGATTAGTCAGCAGGTGGAAACGGTATTTGTGCATGAAGATATCACGCTCGATCCGGCGACTAAAGTGGTGCAGAAAGCGGGCGAATCAGTGACATTGACCGCTAAAGAGTATGCTGTGCTTCATACTTTAATGCAGTATCCTACCCGCACATTTACTAGAGAGGCCTTAGAAGATAAGCTCTATGCGTGGGGGAATGAGGTGGAGAGTAATGCCGTTGAGGTGCATATTCATCATTTACGTAAGAAGCTTGGCAATGGCTTTATTCGAACACGCCGCGGTTTAGGTTATACCTTAGTGGGATAA